The DNA sequence AACGTGTCGCATATACAATTGCAAATAATATTAATATCAAGGTTTATTATGATTTTGATATGTACTCAATTTATATTTTCACCATGTAGAGTGAAAGTAAAAAAACATTTCAATCGACACTTAAGTCTATTAAAAACAATACATTATCTTATCAAAAAACCTCATATGATTATTGAAATAGCTAATGAACTTAGGAACAGCCCAAATATCCCAGGCGACTCATTAGCTAAATTATCAAGGTATTGTACTTATGAGAAAAGGAAAAATCGATTAAATTTTGAGCAACAAATTGAAAGAGCTTTTTGCTTAAGTTAACGCTAATG is a window from the Lentimicrobium sp. L6 genome containing:
- a CDS encoding transposase, with the protein product MLSWSIFITTISKEELAFEQIFNLYGLRWRIEIIFKSWKSNMSFSKIHNVSHIQLQIILISRFIMILICTQFIFSPCRVKVKKHFNRHLSLLKTIHYLIKKPHMIIEIANELRNSPNIPGDSLAKLSRYCTYEKRKNRLNFEQQIERAFCLS